In Actinoplanes sp. NBC_00393, a single genomic region encodes these proteins:
- a CDS encoding prepilin peptidase codes for MTTVAESPTELPLGLILAIAAASGATAAWWPQVAYRLAVAQGESPRTACSVCGTPFTVGWRGWFQLAASCCASPDHRWIVGLLAAITGAALCWRTADTSGGRAVLLAGWLLLVQAGILLSLIDLAVRRLPTRLVGALAAIVIVCAGFAAWLEDRPQLLLATMAGGLVVGTLYLLLALLTPSQVGMGDVRLAATLGAALAASGWQAVALSLMLPYLLAFPFAVAQVRHRTAQAGHLPFGPFLVAGAVLAYLLTPG; via the coding sequence GTGACAACGGTGGCCGAATCCCCAACCGAGCTGCCCCTCGGCCTGATCCTCGCGATAGCAGCGGCGAGCGGCGCGACAGCGGCATGGTGGCCCCAGGTCGCCTACCGGCTGGCCGTCGCCCAGGGCGAATCGCCCCGAACCGCATGCAGCGTGTGCGGTACGCCATTTACCGTCGGCTGGCGAGGATGGTTCCAGCTCGCCGCATCCTGCTGCGCCAGCCCCGATCACCGGTGGATCGTCGGCCTACTGGCGGCGATAACAGGCGCGGCCCTGTGCTGGCGAACAGCGGATACCAGCGGTGGCCGGGCCGTCCTGCTGGCCGGTTGGCTCCTGCTCGTCCAAGCCGGCATCCTGCTGTCGCTCATCGACCTCGCCGTCCGGCGGCTGCCGACCCGGCTCGTCGGTGCGCTGGCGGCCATCGTGATCGTGTGTGCCGGCTTCGCGGCGTGGCTGGAAGATCGACCCCAGCTGTTACTCGCCACCATGGCCGGCGGCCTCGTCGTCGGCACCCTCTATCTATTGCTGGCGCTGTTGACGCCGAGCCAGGTCGGGATGGGCGACGTCCGCCTTGCCGCAACCCTGGGCGCGGCACTCGCTGCCAGCGGCTGGCAAGCGGTCGCGCTGAGCCTGATGTTGCCCTACTTGCTCGCATTTCCGTTCGCCGTCGCCCAGGTCCGACATCGAACCGCGCAGGCTGGACATCTGCCTTTCGGGCCCTTCCTGGTCGCGGGAGCCGTCCTCGCCTACCTCCTGACCCCCGGCTGA